Within Planococcus citri chromosome 2, ihPlaCitr1.1, whole genome shotgun sequence, the genomic segment ATCATCTGAATTACCTTGTTGTCTCTCATAACACGGCAACTTTCAACAGGTCCGATAGTTACGAATATACTGAACAATTCCTTATCCGTTAAATTTTGAGGTAGGTAATTAACGATCAAATTTGTCAGCGCTGTGtcattattttgattgaaaggcaTTTTGAATGCTGTTTGAAACCTTCTTTATAAGATACCGGTCCAAGATAACAAGTAAACGATGAATTAAAACTTATACTTAGCGTGATATTCCTTTTAGACGGCACAGCGAGTCCGAATTGTATCAAGTTTACAATGGAGTAACTACGTTAAATAATAGACATTATAACTATTACGGATCATCCGTATACCATTTACGTTACGGCTAACTAGATCGTTACACGAATACAAAttataaatgcaattttaacgtaaaattattaaaatttagaCGATTTTACAACTTTTATAAAAACCGACTATACAATTCGGAGTTTGACAATAATCAGCAcagataaaattttacattgtgTTAGTGCATTCACAGATAACATTGCACAGAATCATTCGAATTAGGTTTTTCTTGGATTACCTATTTTCCCAGTTTTCGGTTCAATGACGTTAGCATGTTTTCCCAATTTTCGAtcgcattgaaaatttttaacgctttaatacacaattttatatttatttaataGTCTCATAacacgaaaaattatttaattatagtCTAATTCCTTATTAatgcttaaaaaaattgaaaatgagcttTCTCCCTCACAACTAGATTATTCAGGTTGTGCAAACAAGCACAATGAATTTATCATTTGACGGGAAATTTCGAAGTTTTGAAACCTCAAATTTTCCCTTTCCGACTTCCGTGTTTGGCGtgtttccataaaattttccgcttTCCCTTGGCTTTTCTTCGAATTAGTAGGTTACCATggtacaaaaatcaaaaataaagcaCCTTGAATAAGTTTTCCTTGAATATAAACGGTATTGGCCTTGACTATCCTTACCTGAAAATCAAAAGTAATCAATCAAACGACAGTTTGGTGCAACTCCCAAGTCCCAACTCGGCCATTTCTGTACTTTTCCATAGAATTTCAGCTAGTATTTACAGACTAAAATTAGATTAGGCGAACGTCAACCATTATAGCTTCTTTTCCGAAACCACTGCAATTGATTTAAGGTAAAAGAAACCTCATTGTAGCTTACGTAGGctaattatttgaaataatctAAATGAGTAATTTAGTGAAAGCTAATGTATTCGAATTTCGACCCCTCCACGGTGCAGCAGTCGTGGCCGAGTGGTTAAGGCGTCTGACTAGAAATCAGATTCCCTCTGGGAGCGTAGGTTCGAGTCCTACCGACTGCGACAAAGtctgaattttttgacacattcgacaatttttttttgcagcatgTTTTGCAGGATGTCGACTCAGAAAAATCCATATCGTCATCGAAATTGTTTCGATTCTTTTCCAATGAAGAAACCCGAAACTCGCGATAGAAAAAAACTCCAAGTTACATCGCTTCATTCGCATGGGACAGCTGTAAATCAACGTCGTCGAGCCAAATTCAACGAATGCTACTGCGATACATTAAAAAGAAACGCATTTAGAGATCAACGTGATTTAGTTCAAGAATCAGATATAGAGATTTTGCACGATAGAAATCATATCTCGAACATCTGCCACAATGACGAGATTAGTAGTATAAAACGCGATAAATATCGATATCCGCTGCCGGAGTTCTATTTCAATGACTCGGATGATTTTCTTCAAGGTTACGATAACGTTGATTCGCGATTTTCTCTCATTTATACATCTTTACCCTTAGTCAACAATTATAAACGGTGGTTGTCTGACATCATTGAATATCGTAGGAGAAACTGGAAGGAATGCCATGCGAATTCTTTCGCTGTGTAATTAATTTAtagaataataaaatttgaaaaaaaaacatgtgtatatttacaaaaaagaaatgCATTATAAAAACAATACAATGTATAAATATCACATTTGCTGATCATTGATAGTTGAATTTCTAAGAATAaccaatttaaaaagtaaaaaaatacgaaatttaaaaatacacgtacaaaaaaacatagaaaatttttaaccaagaCGAAAGTTACTTTCGAAATATAacaatgataaaattatttttaaaaactcgtttCACAATCATAAATACAAGGCAATTCGTTACAAAGTAAAGAACACATTGCTGGTCccaaattattgttaaaattaGATCACTGACAATGCTCAGAGTCAGtcacattaaaaatttattgccaTGGATTAGCATTTAGGAATCTTCATTATGCCACGACTCAATAGTAGCACAATAACCGTTGTTATCACTAACCATCATGGTCAATGGACGGTGTTTTCTGTAAGTAATATTATTGAGTGGTTTagtatcgaaaaattgattctcTTTGTTTAAAGTATTCTTATTTATATCTTCGTGACTTCTATGTATTCCATGAGTATTGTCCGGGAATAGTTGCCTATAAGGTATATTTCGATTCTGAGGCAACGTGTGATGTTCGCTCGGTGGCTTTTGCTCGGGAGCTGGGCTTTTTCTAAACTTGGTACTGTATTTGTAGAAATCACTCATCTCGAAAGGCTTGGTAACTTCGCGATAAGGCTGCCATTTACCAACTTCGACGACAGTGTGATTCTTTGGCGATTCAAACGGTACAGTTGACTCAATCAACGTAGGAGACTTGACAGGAGACTTGCTCTGTGCTGGAATGGGAGGCGGTGTTGAAGGTGCTGAACAATggggaggagggggtaaagGAGGAGGTGGAGGTGTTCGTGTACTTCTGCGAGAATACGGTCTTTGGGGTACAGGTGACTCGGGTATTTTGGATGCTCTCGGATGTAGCGGTGGAGTACAACTACGTCTTTCATAGCAGTCTGAATCTAGCGACGTTTCTCGCCATTCTTTTTCCTTGGGTTTCCTGTCCAATGTATTggattggaaattttcttgcacTTTCTCTTGCAACGAATGAGTATCTAAGCTTTTACGAGAGTGTTCGACGTTGCCTAAGGATTGCGTTCGCATGAGACTGTTTTCTGGGTACGTTTGGTTTGGCAGTAGTACAACGTTAGCTAGTGAAGAATCGGGTGATGGAATAAAACTAGGAGGTCTAAGATTCGGTTCGGTGTGTTGAACAGGAGTACACGCCGGAGGTGATGGAGTAACGTGAGATGAACCCGGGTATCTAGGATATTCTTCGgtgaaatcagaatttttgtaTCTTCTGTCCAAACTTCCATATCGAGATTTCATTCTGGTGGGACTTTCATTTGGTAAAGTGGTATAGCATTGGTTGGAAAAATACCCGATGGGGGCTGTATTACGCCACATATTACTATCTTCCAACCAGTTCGTATTTTCGGCGTCGTAACAACCGGAATTATGACGAGGTCTTTCAACACTGCGACGATATTGTAAATTACGGTCCCAGGTATTTTTACTTACATGTTGATTTTGATGATGAACATATCCGGGGTGATTGTGAGATTTACCGAAACTATTGTAGAATTGACTATTACGAAGTATTTCTCTATTGATTGTAGATAAACTAGCGGGATCTTCGTTATAGGAATCTTTGAAGTGAGGATCAACCTCTGCTGATGCTTCCGGTCCATCTACGCAGTCTAATTCGGTCAAAGGAGGTCGAGGTTTTTTCCTCTGTTTCAGTTGATTGGTACTTTTAACACTTTGCCTGCGAACATTCAGTCTAGCTTCGAGTTCGGACAAACGACGCTGACTTTGTTGGTACATTAATCTATGCTTTCTTCGTATCGATTTACTAGCATTACCGTCGTTAGCTAAGCCAAGCGCTGCTTCGGCTATACTGGTTTGTATTTTACATTCGAGTTCTAATTTAGCCAACGATTCTTCTTCTTTGGACTTCAATTTGTTTATCAGGTTTTCTGGATACGCGAACGAGGTACCAATTCTGCGTCGGAATACTGGCGGACTGTCGCCCGGTTCGATGGGTGTTTCAGGTGGTAAAACACCTGTCAGTTCGGCTTCCTGGATACATAGTTTCTTCAATTCGGCTGTTTTCTCGCGTAGTTTACATTCTAAGGCTTCTTTGCGAGATTGAAGAGTGGTGACCatctttttagattttgattcaCATTCCATTTGATTGCTCGTGGATCAAATTTCTAAACATAGTAAAGTATTGCAACggttttcaaaatcggtttcaCTCGAAATACAATATAATAAGTTGAAGATTTCGTTCACTTACCCGAACAAGTTATCGACGACCGACGGTGACATGATCTATCTTTAAATCGAACCAACACTCAATGTATACTGAAGTGTTACAATTTCACAAtgggttttttcatttcttttcttcgTCACAACATCCTATAACAAAACCATAAATCAGCGATAAGTGTATAAAACTCGTAACCATAAACGTCAGTTACACGGTTCGATTATTATTCATCGATTAATAATAATGGTGAGTAATTAAATCATCGAATTGTGTTGTGATAACAAATTCTCAACAAcggatcaaaattttaattgaaattaatacCAACGAATTTAGAGATTTACACTGTGTGTTTTGGGATTACTTACCCTTAGCGTGAAGATTTTATTTTAACCATCACTCAAATAAAATAATCTAAACATACACAAATAACACGAATCcacaataattattaattaattacgaATTACGATATGATTACGATTTACAATTTCCTGTTATCTAgaatgagaaaataaattaaaggGTTAGGTCTTGGGTCGTTGTTCTGTTCTTATCGCCCGGAATCGGATTCAACTGGAAGAACGATTCAACGACGAACGACGATTCTTTCGTCGTTTTATCGGTGACGTCAGATGATGACGGCAGCTTCAAGGTACGCTCACactgaaaattagattttttttgaaaataaaatattaattaaagaataatcaatttattttttttataacgaaATACGGAAATAGCTGTTTAAGCTCAAAGCTGGCTATGGCTATGGCTATAATTTATCATTCATCTTCAATCATCCAATCCAATCCAATCCAATTGGGCAATTTTATTCCTTAtcctttcaatttcaaattttaaaattaaaaatttcaatctttcatCCTTTCTCGGGttttgaatttcactttttagtttttttcgtaAGAGAAAAGACCCCAaaacatattttatattttgtatttaaggtattttcaatattttgtaaataataaataatgttattttactttttattttttgaaatgaacgaTTCATTGATTACTTGAACTTAAACACACCAgaaattggctgaaatttaatttgagaACATGCCTATTTGTATTTATCTGACAAAGTGACAAGACAAAAATTGACCAGAACTAGAATTTTTGACTATCGAAGTTGATTCAACGTTCTTCTGATGAACACTGAACCACCCAgtgaagtagaaaaaattatatgtcTGCAGAATCAGCCATCAGGCTCttcagtattttttcaattcttcctcagagcgtacaaaaaaaattatgcgcATAAATGTCAAGTTTTTCAACACAGAAAATCAATATGCCTTCGAGCAAAGAACCAAGAGTCtcacgaaaaaaagtgaaaagaacACAATTTAGTGAATTTTAGATTGTAGAATAGGACTGTTAAAAGGACAGCGGAcagcaaattttttaagaaaaaaatgaattttttggctgctaaaaaacgtaaacaaaatgaaaacagagCGATCTGCTAAGCAGTAAAGAAAGTTTTTGTTTATTCTCGTACATAAATAATTAATAtgtacaatgaaaaaaattatgacaatccaaatattatatttttaaatttaaatagtGATAAAGTTGACCTGAGAAAACTGAAGAGTAAGGtttaaactaaatttcagcttcctaccTACaccaattattttttgtgaaaatttgaacaattttgaattaaaaaaaaataaattcacctaaaatttaaaaatgaaattgagtgATAGGTAGGcggaaaaatccacttttttgtagttgcacaagatttttctaaattaaaaaaaaacacgaaaaaacctGTTTTCTGCCCTCCTAATTCCTCTAGGAAGCTGGTTTTTGGGTATGTTATACAACTTTTAATTTCCTAATGAATGGCTCTGCTCTGAGtgtgttttttaaaacctttttcGTCCATCTGtaccccctccaaaaaatttggACACCTGCGAATACTGACCCAAGGTCATCCCCAGGCGCGGACTGGCCCAAAAGAATCTACCgggaaatgaaagaaattggGGCCTATTTGTAAATGAAGGGACCATTTTCCATAGTCTTTTCTCActcattaccaaaaaaagttgcatactttcgaattttattaaaaatttataactatAGGGgcccatttttcatcaaaagggcCCATTCTCCACTCAAGGGCCGACTCTTTTCCCGGGGCCTACCGGGATTTTCCCGGTAGCTCTTATGGCCAGTCCGCCCCTGGTCATCCCCACTCAAACCTTCTAATTAATTTATGTcccggaatttttttttcaaatttacatatCATGATATCAGACATGCAGAATATCGATGGATTTGGAATTTAGGACTCCTGGGGTCCCAAAACGGATTTTGTGATTGGTCCCACTCCCAATACCGGAATCACGATAGGCTGTAAACACCGTATTTTTACTctgttcaaacttcaaaggaAAGTCGGGAGTCAAGCTAATCAAAGAGACATCTACAGAGTCTACAAAAAGTATTAGCATAAATACCTCATAAAATcgctacttattttttttttcaagttgacttTGTGGCCTCAAATTTtgtgatattaaaaaaataaaaccactaCCTTAGGAATGGGAAATttaatttgcaacaaaaaatgtaatttttactttttgtccatttttaatAGGCTCAGCAGTATTCAAGAAAATCTTAAAAACGGCAAAATAAAAAGTAGGGGGTTTCTTCTCTAATACTTCTCAAGCTTACTTTCACCTATCTTAAATgtatgtacctgtacctacctatacctacaaagaaccatttttttttctttggtagaaaatgatttaattttcagctaaaaaaaaacctttacaCATTATGAGTTATGAGGTACCtatcttcaaaactgaaggaGATGgacagttaaaaaaaaaaatggaaatttaccCTACACGTTGTTGCGAATTACATTTCCGATTAGAGGAGATCgtagttccacttttttttcaaaaaatttgaacctgTGAagtcactttaaaaaataacaattttgttaGGAGTACCAATATTTTTGAGGCCACTAGATCACTGTTCCTCGAGCACACCTCCCCTTACCGAACATCTTAAAAAATTGGTTAAGCTTTTAGCTTGAGTTGAGTTTTCCTTTTCCCAATAATCAATtttctgagatgaaaaaaattccaaatttctcaTATTGAGCGTTTAAATCATTACTtttgctcaaaagtcaaaacaccTCAAAAACAAAGACTTTTAGTTTCTactccctaaaaaaaattattctacgtgcCTGCATgaatatgtaggtctaggtacctatattaaaaaaaacttcatactTTACAACTTTCTCTCTTCCTTTTTCATGATATTTGAGAGCTGATTGCGGAACCCAGCACCCAGAGGGACGAAGAACATTAAATTTCCAAACCTTCGGAGAGggactggtttttttttcaagaacaattCGAATACAATTTCTAAAGCTTTCCTCATTTACGTCCATTATTGAACTATTTGTCTATTtcgtcttaaaaaaaaaaatcacgtgtgGGCCCACACCGTCCTGTTGCAGGTTGCAGTCGCAATAATTTGTGTTTAACGTGAGGAAAGTTTAGGTTGAGGGAAGGTTAAATCACTCCAGTTGAGGACAGATTTTTATTCTGATTATTGACTATATAGATTTTAAAGAAGCACAACAAACTCGAGTGTTGATTTTTCTACCTATTTGTTTAAAACGAAATCCTCATGCCATAcccaaaaatgtaggtacatacctactttcaCTTCACCACTTTTGTGCTTGTGAGGTTTATTACTGAGTTATTACATTTAAGTTGAAAAACTATACTTATCAAACATTATAATGTAAGTCTCCTCGGGTCCTCACATACTGTAAGAATTCTATAATCTATAAGTATTATGTTCCAAGTTGTACGTACGTATGTTGACTCgaaagaaattcgatttttgagtttcttttctttctttctttttttctgatttgaattAAGACTGGATGATTATTTAAAACATggacaagattttttttccaaactgagAGGAATAGAAAATCACTAATTCCAACTTTTAGGGCAACTAGGCAAAGGCAATATTCACTTCTCTGTAGTTCTTCTGCAGATTTTGAGATTAATTTTATCgagcaattttttgcaactaaCAACTCAACTGTCCTTCCTCACCTCAAAACAAGAGTTTGGACAAAATTGGTAGAAATTACTTCACAAAATCACGATCCattcaaattcataaatttacGAGATATTCGAATTCGAGtaataaaaagtaggtaattatctGCTGctatcaaattttacaaatcagTCACAATCACAATCAGAAATCAGATCAGCAATTTTCCAGATTTCTTAGAATAATTAATGCTTACTCTGTTTGGAAAATGAATTCTGATTGcgaaaattacgaaatgaaaaaatgtatgtgaTTTCATTTCTCGTCAGTCGTCACCGTCACATGTTTTTCAATGCAAACAAACCCTcactttgcaaaaaaacgaatgcGAATCCTCGAATGATTCACGTTCCCCTACCGTTCCATTTTTCGTTCGTGAAATGATTTACAAGTGACCGAAATCTATAATGTGCAACGGGAGCGAGAGACGAAGAGACCCGATTACCCTAAAACAGTATTTCGCTTACCGCTGATTTACAGTGTCCTGTGGCGTAACTCGGATTTATTCGcgtttaatttttggataaaatccTCCATCCTACATAATTGTTGTTCAGTTTACAGTATCATTTCGATTCCATTTTGTTTGTTCATCGTCATCGGTATTTCTATTACATCGAATTTCATCTCTAAAAATCGTTTCAATCCGAGTCATTTATTTCGTGCGCTACCAACATATTATGGCATTTATGAAACTAATCGACCACAAAGGAATCGCAAACGTTTGCCATAAAAATCGTAACACATGTTATTTAACTAAAAGTCATAATAAACTCGTCTCGTTTTCGAACTCGTCTGCAGTCCGGTCAACTGTCACTAGTGCCACAGCGGTAAAGCATGTCGCCGAAGCTCGAACTCCTCGCAGAGATCCGCTCGATGTAAGTTTCGCTAATCCAGAAGCCGCATTCAAGAGTAAAACAACATGGGAAGTTCTGCGAGCCTATATCGTTTACCAATTATGCTCATCTCAATACTTAGTCGATAATAACATGAAGGTATGTCCAGCTTTTTATAATCCAAGTCAGTTGACAAGTTCGCGAATACATTCTATTCAAGGTGCATTAAACTTTATGTCACGTGTGCTGTGCTGTGTATGGTAATGGTATTCACCGGCGACTTACCATGGTTATTTCAGCcaattcaactattttttcaCTTCGAGCAAGTGATTATTCAGCGATGTAGATCTACGTACGTAGATACGCGTACCTACACGAACAGTTCGGTAGCTTGCAGTACACAATGTAATTTTCTGCTTGTTTGTAAAATACACCTAACCGAGTTACCTATAACAACcttgaaaaatctattttaaaaaatcgatagtATTAAAATGTCGCCGTAAATCCGGCTAATTACATCgttattttcttcttcttttttttgacagCTAATGAAATTCGGCAAGACGATCCTAGGAGAGAAATTATTCGCATCTTTGATGAAATCAACGTTTTACGGTCATTTCGTAGCCGGCGAAGATCAATATAAAATTGTTCCAACCTTACAACGTCTACGTTCCTTCGGCGTCAAGCCGATTCTGGATTATTCCGTCGAAGAGGATATTACCCAGGAAGAAGCCGAAAAACGTGAAGTAGAGTAAGTAGTCCAGCTACGACTATT encodes:
- the LOC135835336 gene encoding probable serine/threonine-protein kinase samkC, which translates into the protein MECESKSKKMVTTLQSRKEALECKLREKTAELKKLCIQEAELTGVLPPETPIEPGDSPPVFRRRIGTSFAYPENLINKLKSKEEESLAKLELECKIQTSIAEAALGLANDGNASKSIRRKHRLMYQQSQRRLSELEARLNVRRQSVKSTNQLKQRKKPRPPLTELDCVDGPEASAEVDPHFKDSYNEDPASLSTINREILRNSQFYNSFGKSHNHPGYVHHQNQHVSKNTWDRNLQYRRSVERPRHNSGCYDAENTNWLEDSNMWRNTAPIGYFSNQCYTTLPNESPTRMKSRYGSLDRRYKNSDFTEEYPRYPGSSHVTPSPPACTPVQHTEPNLRPPSFIPSPDSSLANVVLLPNQTYPENSLMRTQSLGNVEHSRKSLDTHSLQEKVQENFQSNTLDRKPKEKEWRETSLDSDCYERRSCTPPLHPRASKIPESPVPQRPYSRRSTRTPPPPPLPPPPHCSAPSTPPPIPAQSKSPVKSPTLIESTVPFESPKNHTVVEVGKWQPYREVTKPFEMSDFYKYSTKFRKSPAPEQKPPSEHHTLPQNRNIPYRQLFPDNTHGIHRSHEDINKNTLNKENQFFDTKPLNNITYRKHRPLTMMVSDNNGYCATIESWHNEDS